In one window of Burkholderia sp. NRF60-BP8 DNA:
- a CDS encoding VirK family protein yields the protein MLNRFAIVLVAAGATTSLAAAAASTQPDSADSYRQLRTRLFAGATVTAIFSPNQCQHAQQAATQAAAPTVSGGFAIRDFMEVGGNTLAFANQHLTVQPSGATVLELIQYRVMQDESATVTVRSLSPTTYQPVAPAQVFQCTLGDGLRFAYAWRDRD from the coding sequence ATGCTGAATCGCTTCGCCATTGTTCTGGTTGCCGCCGGCGCGACAACCAGTCTCGCTGCGGCCGCCGCGAGCACCCAACCGGACAGCGCCGATTCGTATCGTCAGTTGCGCACGCGGCTCTTTGCCGGTGCGACGGTCACCGCGATCTTTTCGCCGAATCAGTGCCAGCACGCGCAGCAGGCGGCTACCCAGGCAGCGGCGCCCACCGTGTCCGGCGGCTTCGCGATACGCGACTTCATGGAAGTCGGCGGCAATACGCTCGCGTTCGCCAACCAGCACCTCACCGTCCAGCCGAGCGGCGCGACCGTACTCGAGCTGATCCAGTATCGCGTGATGCAGGACGAAAGCGCGACGGTGACGGTACGCTCGCTTTCGCCCACCACGTACCAGCCCGTCGCGCCCGCGCAGGTTTTCCAGTGCACGCTCGGCGACGGCCTTCGTTTCGCATACGCGTGGCGGGATCGCGACTGA
- a CDS encoding ankyrin repeat domain-containing protein: MRSERFTHAIRAAAAALALVALAGCAHLPDRPAYGKADPAALRRYDDDWFDAARVGRVDILRALHDAGYPLDATDSHGYTAVILASYDGQPAALDYLLSAGADACIGDRHGNTALMGALFRNEPDIARRLIDTHCPIDQTNGAGETALGFATLFNRFELIPLLVAHGANPNHVDRRGQSLLQLALTHDNTYAADALRDVGAKR; encoded by the coding sequence ATGCGATCCGAACGCTTCACCCACGCGATCCGCGCGGCCGCGGCGGCGCTCGCGCTGGTCGCGCTCGCCGGTTGCGCGCATCTGCCCGACCGGCCGGCATACGGCAAGGCCGACCCTGCCGCGCTGCGCCGCTATGACGACGACTGGTTCGACGCCGCGCGCGTCGGCCGCGTCGATATCCTGCGCGCGTTGCACGACGCCGGCTATCCCCTCGACGCCACCGACAGCCACGGTTATACGGCCGTGATCCTCGCGTCGTACGACGGCCAGCCCGCGGCGCTCGACTACCTGTTGTCGGCCGGCGCCGATGCGTGCATTGGCGATCGCCACGGCAATACGGCGCTGATGGGCGCCCTCTTCAGGAACGAACCCGACATCGCGCGACGCCTGATCGACACACACTGCCCGATCGACCAGACGAACGGCGCCGGCGAAACCGCGCTCGGATTCGCGACGCTGTTCAACCGCTTCGAGCTGATTCCGCTGCTCGTCGCGCATGGCGCGAATCCGAACCATGTCGACCGGCGCGGCCAATCGCTGCTGCAACTCGCGCTGACGCACGACAACACGTATGCCGCGGACGCACTGCGGGATGTCGGCGCCAAACGGTAG
- a CDS encoding catalase — translation MSSSSHRVLRHAVAAICVALSAAPHAAELTRDTGAPVGDNQNSQTAGPAGPVLLQDSALIEKLQRFDRERIPERVVHARGTGAFGEFVPSADISDLTKAKVFTPGTRTPVFVRFSTVMGYRGSPEQARDPRGFAVKFYTQQGNWDMVGINWPVFFIRDGIKFPDFVHANKPSAVTGVQDPNLAFDFFAHTPEATHMLTRLYTDEGMPDSYRRMDGFAVHAFKFVNAQGDVHYVKFHWKSQQGVHGLRPQEIPASIGRDWNMMTNDLYGALKQGDFPKWDLYVQVLAPKDLNRFDFDALDDTKVWTGVPERKIGTMTLNRVPDNYFQSTEESAFAPSRLVPGIEPSEDRMLQDRLFAYADTQMYRLGANYMDLPINRPVVPVVNNNQDGKMNAGDRKGEVNYEPSTLNELAQDPQYKSVRTALSGTTQQEAIRKKLPFRQAGEYYRSLSQQDKDDLVTALSGDLGQVKNAHNQYAMLSYFYKADADYGTRLAQAVHANVQQVQSLAAKLSDD, via the coding sequence ATCTGCGTGGCGCTCTCCGCTGCTCCGCATGCCGCCGAACTCACGCGCGACACCGGCGCGCCCGTGGGCGACAACCAGAATTCGCAAACGGCCGGCCCCGCCGGCCCGGTGCTACTGCAGGACTCCGCACTCATCGAGAAACTGCAGCGCTTCGATCGCGAGCGCATTCCGGAACGCGTCGTGCATGCACGCGGCACCGGCGCATTCGGCGAGTTCGTGCCGAGCGCCGACATCTCCGACCTGACGAAAGCGAAGGTCTTCACGCCCGGCACCCGCACGCCCGTGTTCGTGCGCTTCTCCACCGTGATGGGCTATCGCGGCTCGCCCGAGCAGGCGCGGGACCCGCGCGGCTTCGCGGTGAAGTTCTATACGCAGCAGGGCAACTGGGACATGGTCGGCATCAACTGGCCGGTGTTCTTCATTCGCGACGGCATCAAGTTCCCCGACTTCGTGCATGCGAACAAACCGAGCGCGGTGACCGGCGTGCAGGATCCGAACCTCGCGTTCGACTTCTTCGCACACACGCCCGAAGCGACCCACATGCTGACGAGGCTGTACACGGACGAGGGCATGCCCGATTCGTATCGCCGCATGGACGGCTTCGCGGTGCACGCGTTCAAGTTCGTCAATGCGCAGGGCGACGTGCACTACGTGAAGTTCCACTGGAAGAGCCAGCAAGGCGTGCACGGCCTGCGCCCGCAGGAGATCCCCGCATCGATCGGCCGCGACTGGAACATGATGACGAACGACCTGTACGGCGCGCTGAAACAGGGCGATTTCCCGAAGTGGGATCTGTACGTGCAGGTGCTCGCGCCGAAGGACCTGAACCGCTTCGACTTCGACGCGCTCGACGATACGAAGGTGTGGACCGGCGTGCCCGAACGCAAGATCGGCACGATGACGCTCAACCGCGTGCCCGACAACTATTTCCAGTCGACCGAGGAATCGGCGTTCGCGCCGTCGCGGCTCGTGCCGGGGATCGAGCCGTCCGAAGACCGGATGCTGCAGGATCGCCTGTTCGCATACGCCGACACGCAGATGTACCGGCTCGGCGCGAACTACATGGATCTGCCGATCAACCGCCCGGTCGTGCCGGTCGTCAACAACAACCAGGACGGCAAGATGAATGCCGGCGACCGCAAGGGCGAGGTGAATTACGAACCGTCGACGCTGAATGAACTCGCGCAGGATCCGCAGTACAAGTCGGTCCGCACGGCGCTCAGCGGCACGACGCAGCAGGAGGCGATCCGCAAGAAGCTGCCGTTCCGTCAGGCGGGCGAGTACTACCGTAGCCTGTCGCAGCAGGACAAGGACGACCTCGTCACCGCACTGTCCGGCGATCTCGGTCAGGTGAAGAACGCGCACAACCAGTACGCGATGCTGTCGTACTTCTACAAGGCCGACGCCGATTACGGCACGCGTCTCGCGCAGGCCGTTCACGCGAACGTCCAGCAAGTGCAATCGCTCGCGGCGAAGCTGAGCGACGACTGA